One part of the Fusibacter sp. A1 genome encodes these proteins:
- a CDS encoding BMP family protein — translation MKRVLALLLAVMLVASLAIGCTKPAEETETADITIGLVTDVGGIDDKSFNQGTWEGIVRFAEEMNVAEGDYKFVQSATDADYVTNLSTFADDELDIIIAPGFLFGDAMTEVATAYPEQKFLIIDMVVDLPNVASAVFAEHEGSFLVGVAAALKAQDAGKDTVGFIGGMDFDLIQKFEAGFEAGVAAVDPNMTVLIEYAGDFANPPIGQTLAAKMYDEGAYVIYHAAGGTGNGLIKEAKDRVANGEDVWAIGVDKDQYADGIYEGEKSVILTSMMKRVDTAAYKVSEQVVNDAFKGGVMVFSLANDGVGIPAENPNLTDAWVSTINEFASKVKAGEIEVPTLPNRLK, via the coding sequence ATGAAAAGAGTATTAGCTTTATTACTAGCAGTAATGTTAGTGGCTTCTTTAGCAATCGGTTGCACTAAACCTGCTGAAGAAACTGAAACTGCAGACATCACTATCGGTCTTGTTACTGATGTCGGTGGTATCGATGACAAATCGTTCAACCAAGGTACTTGGGAAGGTATCGTTAGATTTGCAGAAGAAATGAACGTTGCAGAGGGCGACTATAAATTCGTTCAATCAGCTACAGATGCTGACTATGTGACTAACCTTTCTACTTTTGCTGATGACGAGCTTGACATCATCATCGCTCCAGGTTTCCTTTTTGGAGACGCGATGACTGAGGTTGCTACAGCTTACCCAGAACAAAAATTCTTAATCATCGATATGGTTGTAGATCTTCCAAACGTTGCTTCTGCAGTATTTGCTGAGCACGAAGGATCATTCCTTGTAGGTGTTGCCGCTGCTCTTAAAGCACAAGATGCTGGTAAAGACACAGTAGGTTTCATCGGCGGTATGGATTTCGACCTTATCCAAAAGTTTGAAGCTGGCTTTGAAGCTGGTGTTGCTGCTGTTGATCCAAACATGACTGTTCTTATCGAGTATGCTGGCGATTTCGCTAACCCTCCAATCGGACAGACTCTTGCAGCTAAAATGTACGATGAAGGCGCTTACGTAATCTACCACGCAGCTGGTGGTACTGGTAACGGTCTTATCAAAGAAGCAAAAGATAGAGTTGCAAACGGCGAAGACGTTTGGGCAATTGGTGTAGATAAAGACCAATATGCTGACGGTATCTACGAAGGTGAAAAATCTGTAATCCTTACTTCAATGATGAAACGTGTTGATACTGCTGCTTACAAAGTTTCTGAGCAAGTAGTTAACGACGCTTTCAAAGGTGGCGTAATGGTATTCTCACTAGCTAACGATGGCGTTGGTATCCCTGCTGAAAACCCTAACTTGACTGATGCTTGGGTTTCAACAATCAACGAGTTCGCTTCAAAGGTAAAAGCTGGTGAAATTGAAGTTCCAACTTTACCAAACCGTTTAAAGTAA
- a CDS encoding ABC transporter ATP-binding protein: protein MSYVIEMLDITKEFPGIRANDNVTLKVEKGEIHALLGENGAGKSTLMSILFGLYKPEYGTIKVRGQEVTIDSPHVANDLKIGMVHQHFKLVENFTVTENIILGLEPKKSFGRVDIEKAAQRVKEISEQYGMAVDPYAKIEDISVGMQQRVEILKMLYREADILIFDEPTAVLTPQEITDLMEIMKQFAAEGKSIILITHKLKEIKAVSGRCTVLRRGKLIGTVDVADVTEKDLAEMMVGREVEFSVEKADKVPGEAVLEIKNLNVKNSRGIYAIKDLSLEVRKGEILGVAGIDGNGQTELIESITGLKDIESGQILHNGNDLAKLSIRKRTESGIGHIPEDRHKHGLILDFRLDENIVLQTYYQAPYSKNGILVPEAIEKKAAQIIDEFDVRSGQGPMTSARSMSGGNQQKAIVGREIDRNNDLLIAAQPTRGLDVGAIEYIHKRIVEQRDNGKAVLLVSLELDEVLNVSDRIAVIYEGEIVGMVNAKDTNENELGLMMSGSKRVGVPNE, encoded by the coding sequence GTGAGCTATGTAATTGAAATGCTAGACATCACAAAAGAATTCCCAGGAATTCGCGCCAATGATAATGTAACCCTAAAAGTTGAGAAGGGTGAAATACACGCATTACTTGGTGAAAACGGAGCTGGGAAGTCTACGCTTATGAGTATCCTATTTGGACTATATAAGCCGGAGTACGGAACCATCAAGGTTCGAGGGCAAGAGGTTACAATCGATAGCCCGCATGTCGCCAATGATTTGAAAATCGGGATGGTGCACCAACACTTTAAATTGGTAGAAAACTTTACTGTTACCGAGAATATCATTTTAGGCCTAGAACCTAAAAAGTCTTTCGGTCGTGTCGATATTGAAAAAGCTGCGCAAAGAGTAAAAGAAATTTCTGAACAGTATGGTATGGCGGTTGACCCATATGCAAAGATCGAAGATATTTCTGTAGGTATGCAGCAACGTGTTGAAATTCTGAAGATGCTTTATCGCGAAGCTGACATATTGATTTTTGACGAACCGACTGCGGTACTTACTCCGCAGGAAATTACAGATTTAATGGAAATAATGAAACAGTTTGCCGCTGAGGGTAAATCAATCATCCTTATCACGCATAAGCTCAAGGAGATTAAAGCTGTTTCTGGAAGATGTACCGTACTTAGACGTGGAAAACTGATCGGTACAGTCGATGTTGCCGATGTCACTGAAAAAGACCTTGCTGAAATGATGGTCGGACGTGAAGTCGAGTTTTCTGTAGAAAAAGCAGATAAAGTGCCAGGTGAAGCAGTACTCGAAATCAAGAACCTGAACGTAAAGAACAGCCGTGGTATCTACGCGATTAAAGATCTGAGCCTTGAAGTCAGAAAAGGTGAGATTTTAGGCGTTGCGGGTATCGACGGTAACGGTCAGACAGAACTTATCGAATCCATCACAGGTCTTAAGGACATTGAATCCGGTCAGATTCTTCATAACGGTAACGATCTTGCGAAATTGTCGATCAGAAAACGTACTGAATCTGGAATAGGGCATATACCTGAAGATAGACATAAGCATGGACTGATCCTAGACTTTAGGTTGGATGAGAATATCGTACTGCAAACCTATTATCAGGCACCTTATTCTAAAAACGGAATTCTGGTTCCAGAAGCCATTGAAAAGAAAGCTGCTCAAATCATCGATGAGTTCGATGTCAGAAGCGGTCAGGGACCGATGACATCCGCCCGTTCGATGTCAGGCGGTAACCAGCAAAAGGCGATTGTAGGACGTGAGATCGATAGAAACAACGATCTTCTTATCGCCGCACAGCCTACACGCGGTCTCGATGTCGGTGCGATAGAATACATTCATAAGCGTATCGTCGAGCAAAGGGACAACGGTAAAGCTGTTCTACTTGTATCGCTTGAGCTTGATGAAGTGTTGAACGTCTCTGATAGGATTGCAGTGATATACGAAGGTGAGATTGTCGGTATGGTCAACGCGAAGGATACAAACGAAAACGAGCTAGGTCTTATGATGTCTGGTTCAAAAAGAGTAGGTGTACCAAATGAATAA
- a CDS encoding ABC transporter permease has product MFTIDTLFSMLSLTLIYATPILIASLGGLLSERSGVVNIALEGLMMIGGFAGATATVLLQDVFPVAVTPWVGVFIGMFFGALISVIHAYVSINLKADQVISGTAINLLAGGLTIYFAQIIFNQQRTETFRNGFVKTNIPFLREIPILGPIFFTNIYYTVFIGLALVVAVWYVVYKTPFGMRLRATGENPQAVASMGVSVLKMRYYGVILSGAFAGMAGAIMVLTQDTQYTGVSIHGTGFIALAALIFGKWNPWGVLGASTFFAFSQVFAIYANNFEWAQSFPLEVFKALPYVLTIIALIIFSNKSVGPKAAGEIYDVGKR; this is encoded by the coding sequence ATGTTTACAATCGACACGCTCTTTTCTATGCTGTCACTGACACTGATCTATGCCACACCTATATTGATCGCTTCACTTGGCGGACTTCTAAGTGAACGAAGTGGTGTTGTAAATATCGCACTTGAGGGTCTGATGATGATCGGCGGATTTGCAGGCGCGACTGCGACTGTGCTTCTTCAAGATGTTTTCCCGGTAGCTGTGACTCCTTGGGTAGGCGTATTTATCGGTATGTTCTTTGGAGCCTTGATTTCGGTGATTCATGCTTATGTAAGTATCAACTTGAAGGCTGACCAGGTAATATCCGGTACTGCCATCAACTTACTTGCAGGCGGTCTTACGATCTACTTTGCTCAAATCATTTTCAACCAACAACGTACAGAAACATTCAGAAACGGTTTTGTTAAGACGAATATCCCTTTCTTAAGAGAAATTCCGATTCTTGGACCGATCTTCTTCACTAACATCTATTACACTGTTTTTATCGGTCTTGCGCTGGTAGTGGCGGTATGGTATGTGGTATACAAGACACCTTTCGGTATGAGACTAAGAGCGACGGGTGAAAATCCTCAAGCGGTGGCAAGCATGGGCGTGAGCGTTCTTAAGATGCGTTATTACGGCGTTATTCTTTCTGGTGCGTTCGCAGGTATGGCTGGTGCTATCATGGTTCTTACGCAAGATACACAGTACACGGGCGTAAGTATCCACGGTACGGGCTTTATCGCTCTTGCCGCACTTATCTTCGGTAAGTGGAATCCTTGGGGCGTGCTTGGAGCAAGTACCTTCTTCGCATTCTCGCAAGTGTTCGCAATCTATGCGAATAACTTCGAATGGGCGCAGTCGTTCCCACTTGAAGTATTCAAAGCACTACCTTATGTCTTGACGATCATCGCACTGATCATCTTCAGCAACAAGTCCGTAGGACCTAAAGCTGCCGGTGAAATCTACGATGTCGGTAAACGATAA
- a CDS encoding DegV family protein, giving the protein MAIRIVTDSVADVPAALVEKHKITVMPLTVNFSDESYRDGIDISKKEFFEKLATCQKLPTTSQVTPGLFLEAFNEILDQGDELIGIFMSSKLSGTYQAAVSAKEMIGSDKIHVIDSGLVAFAIGQIAVALSILAENGADMDYLLETADQMIEKTSCRFIVDTLEFLTKGGRLKPAEALVGNLLNIKPILTMIDGELKSAGKARGRKKAMKSVMDWLDTSNFDLNNKMVSLYHAVDEQYKEEVKKALLDKYPQMLLTESEVGCVVGTHSGPGCVAMSFIDINLNELKFWR; this is encoded by the coding sequence ATGGCAATTCGAATAGTAACGGATAGTGTGGCGGACGTACCGGCTGCACTCGTAGAAAAACATAAGATAACTGTAATGCCGCTTACAGTGAATTTCTCAGACGAGTCCTATAGGGATGGTATCGATATTTCGAAAAAAGAGTTTTTTGAAAAATTGGCGACATGTCAAAAATTACCGACAACCTCTCAAGTGACGCCAGGACTTTTTTTAGAAGCGTTCAACGAAATTCTTGATCAGGGAGATGAACTGATTGGAATATTCATGTCTTCAAAATTAAGTGGCACCTATCAGGCGGCAGTGAGCGCAAAAGAGATGATCGGCAGCGACAAGATACATGTTATCGATTCAGGGCTTGTCGCTTTTGCAATAGGTCAGATAGCCGTCGCCTTATCCATTTTAGCTGAAAACGGAGCCGACATGGACTATTTGCTCGAAACCGCAGACCAGATGATTGAAAAGACATCGTGCAGATTCATCGTGGATACGCTTGAGTTCTTAACAAAGGGCGGACGGTTAAAACCTGCTGAGGCGCTTGTAGGAAATTTACTCAATATCAAACCGATCCTTACGATGATCGATGGAGAGTTAAAATCCGCAGGCAAGGCTAGAGGTAGAAAAAAAGCGATGAAATCCGTCATGGACTGGTTGGATACCTCAAACTTCGACTTGAACAATAAGATGGTCAGTCTATATCATGCTGTAGACGAACAGTATAAGGAAGAAGTGAAAAAAGCGCTGCTGGACAAGTACCCGCAGATGCTCTTAACCGAATCCGAGGTCGGTTGCGTAGTTGGAACCCATTCTGGACCAGGCTGTGTCGCGATGAGTTTCATCGACATCAATCTTAATGAACTTAAATTTTGGAGGTAA
- a CDS encoding uracil-xanthine permease family protein has product MSTSVHAAEINAAPVGMSLPRLLVLGLQHVFTMFGATVLVPMLTGLNVAVCLFMAGAGTLLFHLVTKGKVPAFLGSSFAFLAPIFASKAIATEMAINAGMVVDGISGSASTDFINSYVTGGIVVAGLVYLVMAGLIALVGVEKILKFFPPVVTGPIIMVIGLKLAPVAIGMAGFDGGANAPMAWLAFLSFAVVAGISVYAKGFLKVLPVMMGLLVAYLVALATGNVDFTPVVKAAATPFALPGFTLAKFDLSIVLITAPVALATMVEHIGDVIAIGETTGKDYIKEPGLQRTLIGDGLATSFSAMFGGPANTTYSENTGVLALTKAFDVRIMQIAAAFAMILGLMPPVAALIQTIPTAVVGGTAVVLFGMIASVGAKSLVDHKVNFNESRNLIVAAVILVLGLGGAVIKFAVVGVNIEFGGLALAALVGILLNAVLPETKK; this is encoded by the coding sequence ATGAGTACATCAGTTCACGCTGCAGAGATTAATGCGGCTCCAGTTGGTATGTCTTTACCGAGACTTTTGGTTCTTGGTTTACAGCATGTTTTCACTATGTTCGGCGCAACGGTCCTAGTACCGATGCTGACGGGTCTGAATGTTGCTGTATGTCTATTTATGGCAGGTGCGGGTACGCTACTGTTCCATTTAGTGACAAAGGGCAAAGTACCAGCTTTTTTAGGTTCATCCTTCGCATTCCTAGCACCGATTTTCGCTTCTAAGGCGATCGCAACAGAAATGGCGATCAACGCTGGCATGGTAGTGGACGGTATATCCGGTTCAGCTTCCACCGACTTTATCAACAGTTATGTTACTGGCGGTATCGTGGTTGCCGGTCTTGTCTACCTTGTGATGGCAGGTCTTATCGCGCTTGTCGGTGTAGAAAAAATATTGAAGTTCTTCCCGCCGGTTGTGACCGGTCCTATCATCATGGTCATTGGACTTAAACTTGCTCCTGTCGCAATCGGTATGGCAGGATTTGATGGTGGAGCAAATGCTCCGATGGCATGGCTCGCATTCCTCAGCTTTGCAGTAGTTGCAGGAATCAGCGTATACGCCAAAGGATTCTTAAAGGTTCTACCAGTCATGATGGGTCTGCTTGTTGCGTATCTTGTGGCTTTAGCTACAGGAAACGTTGACTTCACACCTGTTGTAAAAGCTGCTGCAACACCATTTGCCCTACCTGGTTTCACGCTTGCTAAATTTGATTTGTCAATCGTGCTCATTACAGCGCCTGTCGCACTTGCTACCATGGTCGAGCATATCGGCGATGTCATCGCAATCGGCGAAACAACGGGTAAGGACTACATCAAAGAACCGGGGTTACAAAGAACCTTGATCGGTGACGGTCTAGCAACATCGTTCTCCGCCATGTTCGGCGGTCCTGCAAATACGACTTATTCAGAAAACACAGGAGTGCTTGCGCTGACAAAGGCCTTCGACGTGAGAATCATGCAGATTGCAGCAGCATTCGCGATGATCCTTGGATTAATGCCTCCAGTCGCAGCTCTGATTCAGACGATTCCGACTGCGGTCGTCGGTGGAACAGCGGTTGTCTTGTTCGGTATGATCGCTTCAGTGGGAGCTAAATCACTTGTGGACCATAAGGTGAATTTCAACGAATCAAGAAACCTTATCGTAGCGGCAGTCATCCTAGTGCTTGGTCTTGGCGGTGCGGTTATCAAGTTCGCAGTAGTCGGAGTCAACATAGAGTTCGGTGGACTAGCGCTTGCTGCCCTTGTCGGTATTCTTTTGAATGCTGTATTGCCTGAGACGAAAAAATAG
- a CDS encoding ABC transporter permease yields the protein MNKFMNYITDEKNFKIVVPMIAVFSAFLVGTIIMLVTGENPLEAFKAILRAITGMNLDKIGTDKFFNSRMFGEFITTMLPITLTGLSVAFAFRTGLFNIGAEGQLMMGAMAATVVSILVKAPVFIHLPLVILASILAGALWGLIPGYLKAKFNMHEVVVTIMLNYTALYTSNLVLKALPGSDSVKTVKSQVTGTLRSEFLSDLTNGSRLHWGFVLVIIAVFAFWYIIEKTTFGYELRAVGFNKEGARYAGMKVNLNIMYSMAIAGAFAGLAGAMISVGTFDYGRVIAASEGYGFDGIAVALLGGNTAIGTIFGGALFGGLKASQPLMQSNGVPLEIAKIISSLMVLFVAMKFGIQEILKRQRLLAAKKEAK from the coding sequence ATGAATAAATTTATGAACTATATCACAGATGAAAAAAACTTTAAGATAGTAGTGCCTATGATCGCCGTGTTCAGTGCCTTCCTTGTAGGAACAATCATCATGCTGGTCACCGGTGAAAATCCTCTGGAAGCCTTTAAGGCGATACTTAGGGCCATAACCGGAATGAACCTTGATAAGATCGGTACGGATAAGTTCTTTAACTCTAGAATGTTCGGTGAGTTCATCACAACCATGTTACCGATCACGCTTACCGGTCTATCGGTCGCGTTCGCTTTTAGAACAGGCCTTTTCAACATCGGAGCTGAAGGTCAGCTGATGATGGGTGCGATGGCTGCCACAGTTGTGAGCATCCTTGTAAAAGCGCCTGTGTTCATCCACCTTCCGCTTGTTATCTTAGCTTCAATTCTTGCGGGTGCTCTTTGGGGTCTTATTCCGGGGTATCTTAAGGCAAAGTTCAACATGCATGAGGTTGTTGTAACGATCATGCTCAACTACACGGCGCTTTACACATCCAACCTGGTACTTAAAGCGTTGCCTGGAAGCGATAGTGTTAAAACGGTAAAATCGCAGGTGACGGGTACGCTAAGAAGTGAGTTCTTATCAGACCTTACAAACGGTTCAAGACTTCACTGGGGATTCGTGCTTGTGATCATCGCAGTATTCGCATTCTGGTATATCATTGAAAAGACCACATTCGGTTATGAACTGAGGGCGGTAGGATTCAATAAAGAAGGCGCGCGTTACGCGGGTATGAAAGTAAACCTGAACATCATGTATTCTATGGCAATCGCTGGTGCCTTTGCAGGACTTGCAGGAGCTATGATTTCTGTAGGTACATTCGACTACGGACGTGTTATCGCAGCATCTGAAGGATACGGTTTTGACGGTATCGCTGTTGCGCTGCTTGGTGGTAACACCGCTATCGGTACAATCTTCGGCGGCGCGCTGTTCGGTGGTCTTAAGGCCTCTCAACCGCTTATGCAGTCCAATGGTGTACCGCTTGAAATTGCGAAGATTATTTCTTCACTAATGGTACTGTTTGTTGCGATGAAGTTCGGTATTCAAGAAATTCTCAAACGGCAACGTCTGTTAGCAGCTAAAAAGGAGGCGAAATAA
- the trxB gene encoding thioredoxin-disulfide reductase produces the protein MTYDVIIIGSGPAGLSAGLYAARAKMKTLIIEKERAGGQIVTTHDVANYPGAPVGTTGPSLTERMVEQVEQFGAERLTAEVLEVELEGQVKRLVTSEGAFEAKSIIIATGAHPRKLGLENEEKFIGRGISYCATCDADFFSGLPVLVIGGGDTAIEEALFLTKFASEVTIVHRRDEFRAAKSYVEKAMNHPKIKTIMNASVKEIVGDKRLEKVILENTKTGEIFDYEPEGGFFGIFVFVGYIPNTNIFGSQLNFDKSGYILTDELMKTDLKGVFAAGDVRSKTLRQVVTATSDGAIAAVEAEKHVDHQ, from the coding sequence TTGACATACGATGTAATTATCATTGGATCGGGTCCTGCGGGACTAAGTGCAGGTTTATACGCGGCTCGTGCTAAGATGAAGACCCTGATCATAGAAAAGGAACGCGCCGGTGGACAGATTGTCACGACCCATGATGTGGCAAACTACCCTGGAGCGCCTGTGGGAACTACCGGTCCTAGTTTGACAGAACGAATGGTTGAACAGGTCGAGCAGTTCGGCGCAGAGCGGTTGACCGCTGAAGTGCTTGAAGTGGAGCTTGAAGGTCAGGTAAAGCGACTGGTAACCTCAGAAGGCGCTTTTGAAGCTAAATCGATTATCATCGCCACAGGAGCGCATCCTAGAAAGTTGGGTCTTGAGAATGAGGAAAAATTCATCGGACGTGGAATATCCTACTGTGCCACATGCGACGCCGACTTTTTCAGCGGCTTGCCTGTGCTTGTCATCGGAGGTGGTGACACAGCAATAGAAGAAGCCCTCTTCTTAACAAAATTCGCCAGCGAAGTGACGATCGTTCACAGAAGAGATGAGTTTAGAGCTGCAAAGTCATATGTTGAAAAGGCGATGAACCATCCTAAGATCAAAACGATCATGAACGCTTCTGTAAAGGAGATCGTTGGTGATAAAAGGCTTGAAAAGGTGATTTTGGAGAATACGAAGACCGGTGAGATATTTGATTACGAGCCTGAAGGTGGTTTCTTTGGAATCTTCGTATTCGTCGGTTATATCCCAAATACAAATATTTTCGGTTCACAGTTAAATTTTGATAAAAGTGGATATATATTAACCGATGAGCTTATGAAGACAGACCTCAAAGGTGTGTTTGCTGCAGGAGATGTAAGAAGCAAAACGCTCAGACAGGTTGTAACAGCTACTTCAGATGGCGCGATTGCCGCTGTCGAAGCCGAAAAACACGTGGATCATCAATAA
- the rpoN gene encoding RNA polymerase factor sigma-54: MKLNFSLNLEQSQKLVMTPELRQAIEILQYNAIELNHHIHEELMTNPVLEMTDKDNLVADYESKLHEIAERIDWKAVVSEGDNFKHTYQKPEEREEYTMDNMVADEESLHDHLLFQLHFTLLDDRQLTVGQYLIENIDHTGYLRVDDEHVKATFDIGDDDLEEIVQTIQTFEPYGVCARDLQECLLIQVQMKRIQNKLVIEIINHHLEDLGFNRLKVIAKSLDASEKAVQEAVDVIRNLDPKPGLMFATLRDVKYIVPDVVVKEVDGENVILVSESSAPKLNISNYYKSLIQNASTEEATTEYLNQKLANALKLIRSIEQRRNTIYRVVESILEFQADFFEKGTMYLKVLNLKDVAEKIGVHESTVSRAVNGKYMQCPRGTYEMKYFFQSGVSSAIGDGISSESIKSIIKELVDKENTAKPISDQTIANEIDKVGIKVSRRTIAKYREEMGIPGSSKRKRY, translated from the coding sequence ATGAAACTTAATTTTTCATTGAATTTAGAACAATCTCAAAAGCTGGTCATGACACCTGAATTAAGACAGGCGATTGAGATTCTACAGTATAACGCAATTGAACTCAATCATCATATTCACGAAGAACTGATGACCAATCCCGTGCTTGAAATGACGGACAAGGACAATCTCGTGGCGGATTATGAATCCAAGCTGCATGAGATTGCCGAGCGTATCGATTGGAAGGCGGTTGTCTCAGAAGGGGACAACTTTAAACACACCTACCAAAAACCGGAAGAACGCGAAGAATATACGATGGACAACATGGTCGCCGATGAAGAGTCCCTTCACGACCATTTGCTTTTTCAGCTGCATTTTACGCTACTTGACGACAGGCAGCTTACTGTCGGACAGTACCTGATTGAAAATATCGACCATACCGGCTACCTGAGAGTGGACGATGAGCATGTGAAAGCCACATTCGATATCGGTGATGACGATCTTGAAGAGATCGTTCAGACCATACAGACCTTCGAACCGTATGGTGTCTGCGCAAGGGACTTGCAGGAATGCCTGCTCATTCAAGTGCAGATGAAACGCATTCAAAACAAGCTTGTCATCGAAATCATCAACCATCATCTAGAAGATTTAGGTTTTAACAGACTCAAGGTGATTGCAAAATCACTTGACGCTTCTGAAAAAGCAGTGCAGGAAGCGGTCGATGTCATCAGAAATCTCGATCCCAAACCTGGACTGATGTTTGCTACCTTAAGAGATGTGAAATATATCGTGCCCGATGTCGTTGTCAAGGAGGTTGACGGGGAGAATGTGATCCTTGTCAGCGAATCAAGCGCTCCCAAGCTCAATATCAGCAATTACTACAAGAGCCTGATTCAAAATGCCTCGACAGAAGAGGCGACGACTGAATATCTGAATCAGAAGCTTGCGAATGCCCTGAAGCTTATCAGGAGCATCGAGCAAAGGAGAAATACGATCTATAGGGTCGTGGAATCGATTTTAGAGTTTCAGGCTGATTTTTTTGAAAAAGGCACCATGTACTTGAAGGTCCTCAACCTTAAAGATGTCGCCGAAAAGATAGGTGTGCACGAATCGACCGTATCAAGGGCGGTGAACGGCAAATACATGCAGTGCCCACGTGGTACCTATGAGATGAAGTACTTTTTCCAAAGCGGAGTATCCAGCGCGATAGGAGACGGAATATCCTCTGAGAGCATCAAGTCGATCATAAAGGAACTTGTCGACAAGGAAAACACCGCGAAGCCCATCAGTGATCAGACCATCGCAAACGAGATAGACAAGGTGGGAATCAAGGTTTCTAGACGGACGATAGCAAAATACAGAGAAGAAATGGGAATACCAGGGTCTTCAAAGAGAAAAAGATATTAA